One Aneurinibacillus migulanus genomic region harbors:
- a CDS encoding replication initiation protein, producing the protein MKTDIYKEWLIVSLGKTNDKLLVTKSNGLIEASYKLTTNEQRIILMLAAKVQPEDKEFTRYRIEVDEFVTLLGLKNKGVHNDIQEIIKGLMKKTFGIKKEKSLLYLHWLASAEYFVGQGYMELEFSPKLKPYLLQLKERFTTYRLYDVMQLRSVYSIRIYELLKQYAQIGTRFFDLADLKFILGIEKNEYERYGHFKSKVLKVAQKELAEKTDISFDFEEIKSGRKVAKINFIIQKREVEVQGELPLSEGEPGLISRLREFGLTEIQIDHIIKTYDEAYILDNLTIVERDYQSGKVKNLTGYAYKALEQDYRKNKTSLEKKQEKGRLNNASYIGVPEHIIEQQERQKAMEMQKNEENVESIEDKRKHVEELLVALGEKKG; encoded by the coding sequence ATGAAAACAGATATATATAAGGAGTGGTTGATCGTGTCTCTTGGCAAGACCAACGACAAATTGCTTGTAACAAAGTCGAATGGGCTTATTGAAGCTTCCTATAAGCTAACAACAAATGAGCAGCGTATTATTCTTATGCTGGCTGCCAAAGTGCAACCGGAAGATAAGGAGTTTACCCGTTATCGAATTGAAGTGGACGAGTTTGTTACATTGCTGGGATTAAAAAACAAAGGTGTACATAATGATATACAGGAAATCATCAAGGGATTGATGAAGAAAACGTTCGGTATCAAAAAAGAAAAGTCGCTGCTATACCTTCATTGGCTGGCTTCGGCCGAATATTTTGTTGGACAAGGGTATATGGAGCTTGAATTTTCCCCAAAATTAAAGCCTTACCTTCTTCAATTGAAAGAACGTTTCACTACATATCGATTGTATGATGTTATGCAACTACGCAGTGTATATTCTATTCGTATCTATGAACTCCTTAAACAGTATGCACAAATCGGCACACGTTTTTTTGATTTGGCTGATCTAAAGTTTATTCTTGGAATTGAGAAGAATGAATACGAAAGATATGGACACTTCAAGAGCAAGGTGTTAAAAGTAGCTCAGAAAGAACTCGCAGAGAAAACGGATATTTCTTTTGACTTTGAGGAGATTAAATCAGGACGGAAAGTAGCAAAAATAAACTTTATTATTCAAAAACGTGAGGTTGAGGTACAAGGAGAATTACCGTTGTCTGAAGGTGAACCGGGGTTAATCTCTCGTTTGCGTGAGTTCGGTCTTACTGAAATTCAGATCGATCATATTATCAAAACGTATGACGAAGCATACATTCTAGACAATTTAACCATTGTCGAACGCGATTACCAATCGGGAAAAGTAAAAAATCTGACCGGTTACGCATATAAAGCATTAGAGCAAGATTATCGCAAGAATAAAACATCGCTCGAAAAGAAGCAGGAAAAAGGCAGACTAAATAATGCTTCGTATATAGGTGTTCCTGAACATATTATTGAGCAGCAGGAGCGGCAAAAAGCTATGGAGATGCAAAAAAACGAGGAAAACGTGGAATCGATTGAGGACAAGCGTAAACATGTAGAGGAGCTGCTGGTTGCACTGGGAGAAAAAAAGGGCTAA
- a CDS encoding catalase codes for MNGEHETENTLTNRQGHPVTDNQNVRTVGRRGPTTLENYDFLEKITHFDRERVPERVVHARGTGAHGYFEAYGKVGEEPVSTYTRAKLFQQSGKRTPVFVRFSTVTHGTHSPETLRDPRGFAVKFYTEDGNWDLVGNNLKIFFIRDPLKFPDLIHAFKPDPVTNIQDSERIFDFISNSPEAMHMITFLFSPWGIPANYRQMQGSGVNTYKWVNQEGKAVLIKYHWEPIKQGIKNLTQKEAEEIQGKNFNHATQDLYEAIERGDYPEWELCVQIMSDDEHPELDFDPLDPTKLWPEDTFPFLPVGKMVLNKNPENYFAEVEQVSFGTGVLVDGLDFSDDKLLQGRTFSYSDTQRYRVGANYLQLPINAPKKHVATNQEGGQMLYKVDREDPHINYEPSTIGGLKEAKQPGTEYTPHIEGNLVRQKIDRTNDFKQAGERYRLLEDWEKEELVSNLVGALGSCRKVIQDKMVQLLTKCDEEYGHRVAEGLKKTGSDEKGHIGGPIGATQTDEAVEKAEQEGHSADPY; via the coding sequence ATGAATGGAGAACATGAAACGGAAAACACGTTAACAAATCGTCAAGGTCATCCTGTAACAGACAATCAGAATGTTAGAACTGTTGGCAGACGCGGACCTACTACGCTGGAAAATTATGATTTTCTAGAGAAGATTACTCACTTCGATAGGGAACGTGTTCCAGAACGGGTTGTTCATGCCCGTGGTACAGGGGCGCATGGCTACTTTGAAGCGTATGGAAAAGTGGGTGAGGAACCCGTTTCTACATATACAAGAGCCAAGCTTTTTCAACAATCCGGGAAGCGGACTCCCGTTTTTGTGCGCTTCTCTACGGTTACCCATGGTACCCATTCTCCGGAAACATTGCGCGATCCGCGCGGTTTCGCTGTGAAATTTTATACGGAGGATGGAAACTGGGATCTCGTAGGAAACAACCTTAAAATCTTCTTTATTCGTGATCCTCTGAAATTTCCTGATTTAATCCATGCGTTCAAACCTGACCCTGTTACAAACATTCAGGACTCGGAGCGTATTTTTGACTTTATTTCTAATTCACCAGAAGCTATGCATATGATTACGTTTCTTTTTTCGCCATGGGGCATTCCGGCGAACTACAGACAGATGCAGGGATCAGGCGTTAACACATATAAATGGGTAAACCAGGAAGGCAAAGCAGTCCTTATTAAGTACCATTGGGAACCAATAAAACAAGGAATTAAAAATCTTACCCAAAAAGAAGCGGAAGAAATTCAGGGGAAAAACTTTAATCATGCAACCCAGGATTTGTATGAAGCCATCGAAAGGGGCGACTATCCGGAATGGGAGCTCTGTGTGCAGATAATGAGTGATGATGAGCATCCAGAACTTGACTTCGATCCGCTAGATCCGACAAAGCTCTGGCCAGAAGATACATTTCCTTTCCTTCCTGTCGGAAAAATGGTACTCAATAAAAATCCAGAAAATTACTTTGCTGAAGTGGAGCAAGTTTCTTTTGGTACTGGTGTACTGGTAGATGGGCTTGATTTTTCGGATGATAAGCTACTGCAAGGACGTACTTTTTCTTATTCGGACACACAACGCTATCGCGTAGGGGCGAATTACTTACAATTGCCGATTAATGCCCCGAAAAAACATGTGGCCACGAATCAAGAAGGCGGGCAAATGCTTTATAAGGTAGATCGCGAAGACCCGCATATTAACTATGAACCTTCAACAATCGGAGGGCTAAAAGAGGCAAAACAGCCGGGGACAGAGTATACTCCACATATTGAAGGAAATCTTGTGCGACAAAAAATCGATCGAACGAATGACTTTAAACAGGCCGGTGAACGTTACCGATTACTTGAAGATTGGGAAAAGGAAGAACTTGTTTCCAATCTTGTAGGCGCACTTGGCTCTTGTCGAAAAGTTATCCAGGATAAAATGGTACAGCTTCTTACAAAATGTGATGAGGAATATGGGCACAGAGTAGCGGAAGGCTTGAAGAAAACGGGAAGTGATGAGAAAGGACACATTGGTGGACCAATAGGTGCTACGCAAACGGATGAAGCGGTAGAAAAAGCGGAGCAAGAAGGACATTCAGCAGATCCGTATTAA
- the deoD gene encoding purine-nucleoside phosphorylase: protein MSVHIGAKQGDIAESILLPGDPLRAKYIAETFLDDVTCYNEIRGMLGFTGTYKGNRVSVQGTGMGVPSISIYVNELIREYGVKNLIRVGTCGGIQKDVHVRDVIIAMTACTDSNMNHLTFPGFDFAPCASFDLLKAAYDTGIEKGLHIRVGNILTADVFYRESMEMVKKLGEYGVLAVEMETTALYTLAAKYGVHALSILTVSDHIFTGEETTAQERQTTFNDMIIMALETAVSTA, encoded by the coding sequence ATGAGTGTTCATATTGGAGCGAAGCAAGGAGATATTGCAGAAAGCATTCTCTTGCCAGGTGACCCGCTTCGCGCAAAATATATTGCTGAGACGTTTTTGGACGATGTCACCTGCTATAACGAGATACGGGGCATGCTGGGATTTACGGGAACGTATAAAGGAAATCGGGTGTCTGTACAAGGAACAGGTATGGGGGTTCCTTCTATTTCTATCTATGTGAATGAACTGATTCGCGAGTATGGAGTGAAGAATCTTATTCGTGTCGGTACATGCGGTGGCATTCAAAAAGACGTGCATGTACGTGATGTCATCATTGCTATGACGGCCTGCACAGATTCGAACATGAATCACCTGACATTTCCAGGCTTCGACTTTGCTCCTTGTGCCAGCTTTGATTTGTTAAAAGCGGCATATGACACAGGCATCGAAAAAGGGTTGCATATTCGTGTAGGAAATATTCTGACTGCCGATGTGTTTTATCGTGAGAGCATGGAGATGGTGAAGAAGCTAGGGGAATATGGCGTGCTTGCCGTTGAAATGGAAACCACAGCCCTGTATACACTAGCTGCCAAGTACGGTGTACATGCTTTATCTATTCTGACTGTAAGTGATCATATTTTTACCGGCGAAGAGACTACAGCTCAAGAGCGTCAAACGACATTTAATGATATGATTATCATGGCGTTGGAGACAGCCGTATCTACCGCGTAA
- a CDS encoding EamA family transporter, which produces MLYNDAIGKVGAAETAIFINLSPFFSLVGAAIFLGEKIVIEQILGFFFILCGVVLGSGAFDELRIKLKQKQEINIPK; this is translated from the coding sequence ATGTTATATAATGATGCGATCGGGAAGGTAGGCGCGGCAGAAACCGCTATTTTTATTAATCTAAGTCCGTTCTTCTCGCTTGTAGGTGCCGCTATTTTTTTAGGAGAGAAAATAGTCATTGAGCAAATCCTCGGATTTTTCTTTATTCTGTGTGGTGTAGTGCTCGGCTCGGGTGCCTTTGATGAACTGCGTATTAAGCTAAAGCAGAAGCAAGAAATCAATATACCGAAATAA
- a CDS encoding spore germination protein — MGTFRKWIRGRQAFHTQTRADEILNDTISASIAVNLQHLSKLFSEIPQLITRTLTLKTGQEAVLAYMEGLVDKTIINRDIIRPLLDHKLNPENSWEDTISVCQMKKVRKWTEIEKAILVGKSILFVDKELVALELETQGGPQRAIQEPQAEASLKSAHLGFIESASQNIALIRRYIPSRELKIKQFKIGTRGEVPVSLLYLADVVNPQLIRELENRIKLIDVDTVITTGEIEGFIEDNPYTPFPQFTVTERPDTTASHLLQGRAAVIIDRAPGALVGPMNFVAFFQTVDDYSVRWTTATFVRLLRFVAFFIAIFTPSLYIAMISFHYEVIPLQLLLSVGESRERVPFPPIIEAFIMEIVLEMLREAGVRLPSPIGQTIGIVGGIVIGQAAVQAGIVSNIMVIVVAITAISSFIIPSIEMAAGIRLLRFPMMLMAFAFGMVGIIIGMMIIIIHLLTLESLGNPYGSPISPLRISDMKDTFVRLPVWLMKKRPLSVGPRQLRRQGSTRKRRNDE, encoded by the coding sequence ATGGGAACGTTTCGTAAATGGATAAGAGGACGGCAAGCGTTCCACACACAGACGCGGGCTGACGAGATTTTAAACGATACGATTTCTGCTTCTATTGCTGTGAATCTTCAGCATCTATCCAAGCTGTTTAGTGAAATACCTCAGTTGATTACGCGTACGTTGACATTAAAAACAGGACAGGAAGCTGTTCTTGCATACATGGAAGGCCTGGTAGACAAGACAATCATTAATAGAGATATTATTCGTCCGCTTCTAGACCATAAGCTTAATCCGGAAAATTCATGGGAAGACACGATATCTGTCTGCCAGATGAAAAAAGTACGGAAATGGACGGAGATTGAAAAAGCCATTCTCGTTGGAAAAAGCATTCTATTCGTTGATAAGGAATTGGTAGCTCTCGAACTCGAAACGCAAGGAGGGCCGCAGCGGGCGATTCAGGAACCACAGGCTGAAGCTTCACTAAAAAGCGCCCACCTGGGCTTTATCGAATCGGCTTCTCAAAATATTGCTTTAATCCGCCGTTATATTCCGAGCCGGGAATTAAAAATTAAACAGTTTAAGATTGGAACGAGGGGAGAGGTACCCGTTTCCTTACTTTATTTGGCGGACGTAGTAAATCCCCAGCTCATTCGGGAACTGGAAAATCGGATTAAATTAATCGATGTAGACACGGTTATTACTACCGGTGAGATTGAGGGATTTATTGAAGATAATCCGTATACACCGTTTCCGCAGTTTACAGTAACAGAACGGCCGGATACGACAGCTTCGCATTTGCTGCAGGGGCGGGCCGCCGTTATTATAGATCGTGCGCCTGGTGCATTGGTTGGACCCATGAACTTTGTCGCTTTTTTTCAAACGGTTGATGATTATAGCGTAAGATGGACTACCGCTACCTTCGTTCGCCTTCTGCGTTTTGTCGCATTTTTCATTGCTATCTTCACACCCTCTCTTTATATCGCGATGATTTCCTTTCATTATGAGGTCATCCCGCTCCAATTGCTTCTATCGGTTGGCGAATCCCGGGAGAGAGTTCCTTTTCCGCCTATAATCGAAGCATTCATTATGGAGATCGTGCTTGAAATGCTTCGTGAAGCGGGGGTCCGCCTCCCTTCACCTATCGGTCAAACGATCGGGATTGTTGGAGGTATTGTAATTGGACAAGCTGCGGTTCAGGCAGGCATCGTAAGCAATATTATGGTTATTGTGGTAGCCATAACTGCTATCTCTTCTTTTATCATTCCGAGTATCGAAATGGCTGCAGGTATTCGTTTGCTTCGTTTTCCCATGATGCTGATGGCCTTCGCATTTGGTATGGTCGGAATCATCATTGGAATGATGATTATTATCATTCACCTTCTTACCTTAGAATCTCTGGGGAATCCTTACGGGAGTCCGATTTCACCGCTGCGTATTTCGGATATGAAAGATACGTTTGTTCGACTGCCTGTGTGGCTTATGAAAAAACGCCCACTATCGGTGGGACCTAGACAACTGCGCCGACAGGGGTCCACAAGAAAAAGAAGGAATGATGAATGA
- a CDS encoding GerAB/ArcD/ProY family transporter, translated as MNRPVSNEITLMQYIFTINGIQVGGSILVLPAELAKITSTDGWISIMIAWAITTIISICVVQIMAKHPGDTLIEVLTRYVGKWLGRACMLIWIAYSLLAIVVLLYFTVLVIQVWILPETSSVWLVFLLLIPTYMILRSGVRAIVRYGVFMFFFTLGMPILLTIPIKDVHLVFLLPVLKDGWLPIFYGIKTTVLAFVGFELAFLLYPYLKNKQHAVKGIVLANTLTLIVYLHITLMCFLYFSPDEITKYLWPVLTLVKPIQLPFLERFEIIFLSFYIFIFSTSGIPYTWAATSGISQLFNKKNWQLPIYILLLLSFAFSFFYKPSYNGIAVLRNAWGWTAYFIAYTFPIVFLLYVTIYGYWKRRRYQ; from the coding sequence ATGAACAGGCCCGTAAGCAATGAGATTACACTTATGCAATATATCTTTACTATTAACGGTATCCAGGTAGGAGGAAGTATATTGGTTCTTCCTGCTGAATTGGCCAAAATTACGAGCACAGATGGATGGATATCGATTATGATTGCATGGGCTATCACAACGATTATCAGTATATGTGTTGTGCAAATCATGGCAAAGCATCCGGGTGATACGCTAATAGAGGTGCTTACACGCTATGTCGGGAAGTGGCTGGGAAGAGCATGCATGCTTATTTGGATCGCTTATTCTTTGCTGGCCATCGTTGTCCTGCTTTATTTTACCGTATTAGTGATTCAAGTGTGGATTCTACCCGAAACGTCCAGTGTTTGGCTTGTGTTTCTTCTTCTCATTCCAACGTATATGATTCTTCGGAGCGGCGTACGGGCAATTGTACGGTATGGGGTGTTTATGTTCTTCTTCACGCTTGGAATGCCGATTTTATTAACGATTCCGATAAAGGATGTTCATTTGGTTTTTCTACTTCCTGTTTTGAAGGATGGATGGTTGCCGATCTTTTATGGGATAAAAACGACCGTTCTGGCGTTTGTGGGATTCGAATTGGCATTCCTTCTTTATCCGTATTTGAAAAATAAACAGCATGCCGTAAAAGGAATTGTACTAGCGAACACTCTCACGCTCATTGTATACCTTCATATTACCCTGATGTGTTTTCTTTACTTTAGCCCGGATGAGATTACGAAGTATTTATGGCCTGTCCTTACCCTTGTAAAACCAATACAGCTTCCGTTTCTTGAACGGTTTGAGATTATATTTCTGTCGTTTTACATTTTCATCTTTTCAACGTCCGGCATTCCGTACACATGGGCTGCCACGTCCGGTATTTCACAGCTATTCAACAAAAAAAATTGGCAGCTGCCTATATATATTTTATTGCTTCTCTCCTTTGCTTTTTCGTTCTTTTACAAGCCATCCTATAATGGGATCGCGGTATTAAGAAATGCATGGGGATGGACGGCGTATTTTATTGCTTATACATTTCCTATCGTATTTCTCTTGTATGTCACCATTTATGGGTATTGGAAGAGGAGGAGATATCAATGA
- a CDS encoding Ger(x)C family spore germination protein — MIKRTVLMVASLLLIVTSGCNSDRLDLEDTTLSLVYAFDVDDDDKLTVYQASTIFNKDVKKKYEVLKAKVNTPRQAREVFNSTSNGLIVIGKLQVLLIGEKLLKKEGVMPHLDVAYRDPKNTGNIRMVAVKGPVSSVMESNFEDKPALPLYLTQVIDVEKKYNGTAFTTSQKFHTYVFDKGITPAISEIKKDKNGLVVTGSALLDNKGKYKMSLSRRESALLLMLQQEATNPVVFTVRMPSLPFKKPNKLQNVKGQDFITININDSKRTITTHYKNNRFVFDIKMNLNVTLSERTFDMDMLKEKDRLSAIIAEQFRKEVTALVEKVKKEKLDPFGFGWYARAYQYDHWKKNEDRWPDEFAKATVTITPKVKISTYGVIE; from the coding sequence ATGATCAAGCGTACTGTACTGATGGTGGCAAGTTTGCTGCTTATTGTAACGTCAGGTTGCAATAGTGACCGGCTTGATTTGGAGGATACTACCTTATCGCTTGTATATGCATTTGATGTGGATGATGATGATAAATTAACGGTGTATCAGGCCAGTACTATTTTTAACAAAGATGTAAAGAAAAAATATGAGGTGCTTAAAGCGAAGGTGAATACTCCGAGGCAGGCGAGAGAGGTATTTAACAGTACAAGCAACGGACTGATTGTTATCGGGAAATTGCAGGTCCTGCTGATTGGTGAGAAGCTGTTAAAAAAAGAAGGAGTTATGCCGCATCTCGATGTAGCCTATCGAGATCCGAAGAATACGGGGAATATACGAATGGTCGCTGTAAAAGGGCCAGTCTCTTCCGTCATGGAGAGCAATTTTGAAGATAAGCCGGCACTCCCGCTTTATTTAACTCAGGTAATTGATGTGGAAAAGAAGTACAATGGCACGGCTTTTACTACGTCACAAAAGTTTCATACGTATGTTTTTGATAAAGGAATTACCCCAGCGATTTCAGAGATTAAAAAAGATAAAAACGGGCTTGTGGTGACAGGATCTGCACTGCTGGACAATAAAGGAAAGTATAAAATGTCATTGAGTCGCCGAGAAAGTGCCTTGCTCCTCATGTTACAGCAGGAAGCGACAAACCCGGTGGTATTTACGGTTCGTATGCCTTCTCTTCCGTTTAAAAAGCCGAACAAGCTTCAGAATGTAAAAGGACAAGATTTTATAACGATAAATATAAATGATAGTAAGCGTACTATCACAACTCATTATAAAAACAATCGATTTGTTTTTGACATCAAAATGAATCTTAATGTTACCCTTTCAGAACGCACATTTGATATGGATATGCTAAAAGAAAAGGATCGTCTTTCGGCTATTATCGCGGAGCAGTTCAGAAAAGAGGTGACAGCACTGGTTGAAAAAGTGAAAAAAGAAAAGCTAGACCCTTTCGGATTCGGATGGTATGCACGTGCATATCAATACGATCATTGGAAAAAAAATGAAGACCGCTGGCCGGACGAGTTCGCAAAGGCAACGGTAACGATAACGCCAAAAGTAAAGATTTCGACGTATGGCGTCATTGAATAA
- the hfq gene encoding RNA chaperone Hfq, translating to MEKAKLQEYFLNQLRTSKTPVTVFTTNGFQIRGIITSFDSYTVALQSENKQNILYKSAISTIVPLKPVTLS from the coding sequence TTGGAAAAAGCAAAGCTACAAGAATATTTTCTTAACCAACTACGCACAAGTAAAACTCCTGTTACAGTTTTTACGACAAACGGATTTCAGATTCGAGGGATTATTACCTCCTTTGACTCGTATACGGTTGCACTGCAGAGTGAAAACAAGCAAAACATTCTCTACAAATCCGCGATTTCTACGATCGTCCCTTTAAAGCCGGTTACGTTGTCTTAA
- a CDS encoding APC family permease: MNENMSLDRTLTLLPVVLFGLAYMAPMTVFTTYGVAAQASHGMLPSAYAFALLAMLFTAYSYGRMVKAYPVAGSAYTYTQKSINGYVGFLVGWSILMDYLFLPMLNYLTAGIFLSAAFPEIPSYIWILFMIAVITFINIRGIKVTANINTLLISYQFLVILFFCLFAVKGVISGMGTGTLVSTLPFLNPEVSFSFVLAGASILCLSFLGFDSVTTLSEETIHSEKTIPRAIFLIACIGGALFIGISYIAHMAYPDFTSFKNTDSAAFEVAVFVGGKLFSSFFLAGMVTACLGSGLSSHASVSRLLYAMGRDSVIPKKVFGYIHPRFKTPTRNILLVSVFSLSALVIDLVTAASFINFGALVAFTFVNLSVVFHYFIKKRQRSVKGTFLYLLLPLVGACFTVWLWTGLDKHSMILGGVWALFGFMYLAFLTKFFSQRPPELHFDEVEEAKVSEVS, from the coding sequence ATGAACGAGAATATGTCGCTTGATCGAACGCTTACTTTGCTTCCAGTTGTTTTGTTTGGCTTGGCTTATATGGCACCGATGACTGTTTTTACCACATACGGAGTAGCGGCTCAGGCTTCTCACGGTATGCTCCCATCTGCTTACGCTTTTGCTTTGTTGGCTATGTTATTTACGGCTTATAGTTATGGAAGAATGGTAAAAGCCTATCCTGTGGCAGGTTCGGCCTATACGTATACACAGAAATCGATAAACGGTTATGTAGGATTTCTTGTCGGTTGGTCTATTCTCATGGATTACTTGTTTTTGCCCATGCTCAATTATTTAACAGCAGGCATCTTTTTGTCTGCAGCTTTTCCAGAGATACCTTCCTATATATGGATTTTGTTTATGATTGCCGTTATTACTTTTATTAATATACGAGGCATAAAAGTAACGGCAAATATAAATACCTTGCTTATTTCTTATCAGTTTCTCGTTATTTTGTTCTTTTGCCTGTTTGCAGTTAAGGGAGTCATAAGCGGAATGGGAACAGGAACGCTTGTCTCTACTCTTCCGTTTTTGAATCCGGAAGTATCGTTTTCTTTTGTGTTGGCCGGAGCTTCCATTCTTTGCCTATCTTTTCTTGGCTTTGATTCGGTTACGACATTATCAGAGGAAACGATTCATTCGGAAAAAACGATTCCCCGCGCCATTTTTCTTATCGCTTGCATTGGGGGGGCTTTATTCATTGGAATTTCCTATATTGCGCATATGGCCTATCCGGACTTTACTTCGTTCAAAAATACAGATTCTGCTGCCTTTGAGGTAGCTGTTTTTGTAGGTGGAAAGCTGTTCAGTTCGTTTTTTCTCGCTGGAATGGTTACGGCGTGCCTAGGTTCAGGCTTGTCCTCTCATGCGAGTGTTTCTCGTCTTTTGTACGCGATGGGGCGTGATTCCGTCATCCCGAAGAAAGTATTTGGCTATATTCATCCGCGTTTTAAAACGCCAACAAGAAATATCCTGTTGGTCAGCGTATTTTCTTTATCCGCTCTTGTCATTGATTTGGTTACTGCAGCTTCCTTTATTAACTTCGGAGCGCTTGTAGCCTTCACATTTGTAAATCTATCTGTCGTTTTTCACTATTTTATTAAGAAGCGGCAGCGTTCGGTGAAGGGGACTTTTTTATATTTACTCTTGCCTCTGGTAGGAGCTTGCTTTACCGTATGGTTATGGACAGGCTTGGATAAGCATTCCATGATCCTGGGAGGCGTCTGGGCACTGTTTGGCTTTATGTATTTAGCCTTTTTGACAAAGTTTTTTAGTCAGCGACCACCTGAGTTGCATTTTGATGAGGTGGAGGAAGCGAAAGTGTCGGAAGTTTCGTAA